The nucleotide sequence ATCTGATTTTTCAATGCCATACTTGATCGCTTCTTTTAATGACGAATCCGACCCAAGCACCGTGATGTCCGTTCCATGCAAAGTGGTCACGATGCCGATATCGGACCCTGCCATGTCGCGCCCTAAAATGGCACAAACGGCATGGGGAATCGCATAATGCACATGCATCAGATCGAGCTGTTCATTTTTAATCACTTCCGCTATTTTCGTTGCCAAGGCAATGTCATACGGGGCATATTGAAACACCGAATAGCTGTTGACATCCACTTGGTGGCTAAAAATGTTCGGATACAGGCGGTTCAGACGAAAAGGCGTGCTGGATGTGATGAAATGGACTTCGTGCCCTTTTTCAGCCAGCATTTTGCCCAGTTCTGTCGCGATGATGCCGGATCCCCCCACCGTTGGATAACACGTGATGCCTATTTTCATTTTCCGCAAAGCGGTCACCTTACTTTCTGTCTTTACTTATTAAACGCCAGTCGATAAATCCTTCTTTTAGCCCTTTTAACAGCACTTCAGCCGTCCCCATATTCGTTGCCAGCGGCACACCGTACACATCGCACAGGCGGATCAAAGCCGACACATCCGGTTCATGGGGCTGGGCAGTCAACGGATCCCGGAAGAAAATGACCATATCCATTTCGTTCTGCGCAATCATTGCACCGATTTGCTGATCGCCGCCTAACGGACCCGATTGGAAGCGGATAACTTCAAGGCCGGTGCCGTCGATGACGCGCTGTCCGGTGGTCCCTGTAGCGTAAAGGGTATGTTCAGATAAAATTGGTTTATAGGCCGTCACAAACTGGATCAAATCGTCTTTTTTCCGGTCGTGTGCAATTAATGCGATTTTCATGTCACTATCCCCTTTACCCGATAATATGTTCAAGTCCGTAGATCAATTCCTCTTTTTCCATAACGGTGTTAATGGACAGCACGACTCCCGACATAAATGAGCCCCGGTTAAATGAGTCGTGGCGGATTGTCAGCAGCTGCCCTTCGCCCCCAAGAAGAACTTGCTGATGAGCGACAAGCCCCGGCAGGCGGACACTGTGGATGCGCATGCCATCGTAATTGGCTCCTCTTGCTCCTTGCAACGTTTCTTTTTCCTTTACATGCCCTTGTTCATGGACCGGACGATGCGCGGAAATCAAATGCGCCGTCTTCATTGCCGTGCCGGACGGTGCATCGAGTTTTTGGTCATGGTGCATTTCGATGATTTCGACATCGGGCAAATATTTAGCAGCCTGTTCGGCAAACTTCATCATCAATACCGCACCGACTGCAAAGTTCGGGGCAATGATGCAGCCCACTTTTGTTTCTTTTGCCAATTGCGTCAGCTCTTCAAGCTCTTCGTCCGAAAAGCCGGTTGTGCCCACGACGGGACGGATTTTCAATTCGATTGCGGTTTTCGTATGGGTGTAAACCGATTCCGGAGACGTCAAGTCCACCAGGACATCCGGATGGGTTTGTTCATGCAATTTGCCTAAATCGGTAAAAACGGGAACCGTGTAGCCCTCTGGAAACAAACCGGTTTCCGCTAAAGTGGCTCCGATTTCCTTATAATCCAAAGCGGCGACCAGTTCCATATCTGAATTCTTCATTACTGTATGTACGGCTTCCTGTCCCATTTTTCCTCTTGCCCCTGCAATTGCCACTCGAATTGTCATTCTGCCTCTTCCTTTCTGGTCCAGCGATTTTTATCTCTCGTGTTGAATTTCTCCATCACCCGGCCGTGGGCATGCGCCAAATCGATATCCAGCGAATTTGCCATACAAATCAAAACGAATAACAAATCGCCCATTTCGGCCTCGATTGTATTGGCATCTTCAGTCGCTTTCTTTTTCTTCGGCCCATACTCATGCATCACTTCACGCGATAATTCACCTAATTCTTCTGTCAGCCGGGCCATCAATTCCATCGGTGTAAAGTAGCCTTCTTTGAATTGGCCAATGTAGGCATCCACTTCCTGCTGCAGCTGTTTCATTGTTTTATCTCCGTTCATATCATCACACTCCTCATTTCATCGTAAAGAAAACTGGGGATGTTGTCAAAATCAATATTTTAGCTGATAATACAGAAGTTGAGTTTCACTTTATGGATAGGGGATGAACGACCGATGAAAGATCTGCAATTGAAAAATGTATTATTCATATTGCTGGGGGCTGCCATTTACAGTTTTGGCTTTGTCCACTTCAATATCCAGAATGAATTGGGTGAAGGCGGGTTCGCAGGCATTACGCTGATCTTATTCTTCCTATTTAATTGGGATCCCGCTTTAATGAACTTGTTATTAAACATTCCGCTGTTTTTTATCGGCTGGAAGCTGCTCGGCAAAAAAGTTTTCCTTTATACAATCATCGGGACCGTGGCAGTTTCAGTTTTCCTGAAAGTTTTTCTGGTTTATGAAATCCAAATCAATTTACATGAAGATTTGTTTTTGGCCACGCTTTTCGCCGGCGTTTTTGTTGGTGTTGGGCTCGGCATCATTTTCCGCTATGGCGGAACGACAGGAGGCGTGGATATCATTGCCCGCCTAGTCCAGAAATACAGCGGCTGGAGCATGGGGAAAACGATGTTCCTGTTTGACGCTTGTGTGATTGTGTTGTCCCGCCTGACATTCCTCGACAACCGTACGATGATGTACACACTCGTCGCTGTATTTGTCGGTGCACGGGTCATTGATTTTGTGCAGGAAGGCGCTTATTCAGGCCGAGGCGCCATGATCATCTCGAATTCCCAAGAAGAAATCGCCAGCCGCATTGCAAAAGAGATGGACCGGGGCATTACGATCCTCCGCGGCTATGGCCATTTTACGAAAGAAGAACGGGAAGTGCTGTACTGCGTCGTCGCGAAAAATGAAATCGTCCGTTTGAAGAACATCATCAACAGCGTCGACCCGCACGCATTCGTTTCCTTAATGGAAGTCCACGACGTTATGGGCGAAGGCTTTACGCTCGATGAGCAGAAACAGCCAATTGGCTAATTAGAAAAAAGAGACCTTCCGGCAACGCCTGCAGCAACGGGCTAACCGGAAGGTCCTTTTTATTTTCCATCTTGCACCTAGACATGGCTAACAAACAAAAAAGATTGCCCCTTGGCCACTGCTCAGTGGATTTCGGAACAATCTTTGTGTGGTTAAGACCGGTTCATGCTGGTGTAGATCAACAACAAGCGGGCCAGTTCAAGTACGGCAACAGCAGTTGCTGCAACATACGTCATGGCAGCTGCGCTTAATACTTTTTTCGCATCGCGTTCTTCCTCGTTGCGGATAATATTATTTGAAAGCAATTGGTCCATCGCGCGGCTCGAAGCGTTAAACTCCACCGGCAACGTAATCAACTGGAACAGAACCCCTGCAGCCAGTAAAATAATACCCACCAATAAAGCGCCGCTCCAAGCGGAAAACAACCCGATCATGATAAAGATCCAAGACATATTGGATGAAATGTTGACGACTGGCACCAGGCGATGGCGCAAGCGAAGGAATGAATAATCTTCCGCGTCCTGAATCGCGTGGCCGACTTCGTGTGCCGCTACCGCAGTACCGGCAACCGAGGCATCGTGGTAGTTATGGCTGCTCAGCGCCACCGTTTTAGTCAACGGGTTGTAATGGTCGCTTAGCATACCGCGGCTTTCAACCACTTTTACATCGTGCAAGCCATTGTTATCAAGAATGATGCGCGCAACTTGTGCTCCGGCAATACCGGACGTTGAACGGATTTTGGAATATTTGCCGTATGTCCGCTTTAATTTAAATTGAGCCCACATAGGAATAATCAGCAAAAGGATGAAATAGACAATAAAACTCATCTGGTTAACACACCTCTCTTTTCTGCTTCTCCCTATATTTTACTAGCTTTGGTCAGCTATGGTCAACTGATACGCTGTGTGGCTTGTTCATATGGACGACCACGTACGAAAACGCAATACAGGCAATTGACAGCCAGAAAGTGAAATAGCCGATTTGGGCAGTGTAAGCATCAAGGCTTCCGTAAATCGGCATTTGGCCAAACACATAGTCGATGACAACATCATGCAAGGTCCAAATGGCCGTAACGGCAGCTGCCAACCAGCCGAAGCGGTAATGGTCGATGTACAGCACCGCCTGCATCGCCATTGCAAAATGGGACACGACGAGCATCCAGCCCAGCCAGCCGATGGAACCGGTTTCTGCCAGTGTCAGCAAATTCATCACCACGGCCCATAATCCGTATTTAATCAAGGTGACAAACGCCAAAGCTTCAAATAAGGAACTTCTCTTGCCAATCAGCCAGAGTCCGAGGACAATCGTAAAAAATAAACTGGCTGTCGGACTGTCCGGTACAAAAATCAAAAACTTCGGTTCGGTTATTTTCAATTGCCAACCATACCATATGTATCCGTAAATCGTTCCGCCTAAGTTTATCAGAAAGACCAGGAGCAGGAATGGCCGGAACATCAGCCAGGCGGAAATCTTCTGTATAAAAGAAATCATTGCATTCTTCCTTTCAGATAGCAAAAAAGAGCCGGTTTCCCGGCTCTTTTTACAACTTTATTCTTCTCCGCCCAAACCTGCGATAAATTCAGTCATGACCTTAAGGTCTTCTTCTGAACCTTCCCAAGATGGTGGCATTACTTGCTGTCCGTCTTTTTCAATACCGTTTACAGCGATGTTCGCAATTTCTTCAGCGCTAAGTCCCGTGTTCGTAAGAGCCGGTCCAACAGCACCTTCTAAATTGTCGCCGTGGCAACTGATACAAGCGGCGCCTGAGTAAATTTCATACCCCGGGTCAGCTGTGTCAATTTCCACTTCTTCAACGATTTGCCCTTGTGCTTCAGCAGCTTCCCAGTCATGGTTCGCTACCGATTCCCATGTAAGGAAAATGATTGCTGCAACTGCAAGAATCATAAAGCCTGTAGGAAGCGGACGTTTTGAAGCCCGGCGTTCTGGACCTGGATCCAAGAACGGAGCAAGAGCCAATGCGCCAAATGCAAGACCTGGAACAATGATTGCACCGATTACGTTAAACGGCCCGGATGCGAATTGATATTTAAGCAATTGATATAAGAATAAGAAATACCAGTCTGGCAGTGGAATATAGCCTGTATCTGTCGGATCTGCCTTACCTTCTAGTGGTGAAGGATGGGCGACAGTCAATAGCAAGAAACCAATCAAGAAGACTGCACCAATCATCCATTCTTTCAAAAGGAAGTTTGGCCAGAAAGCTTCTGTCTTGCCAGGATATTCGGAGTAATCTTTGGGGATGTTCGGTTTACGATGCTGCAAACCTGGTACACGTGAATCCCCAACGAATTTCATCCCTTTTCCGCGATGCATAGTGTCCCCTCCTTAATAAATCCTTGTGGCCGCTAGTCTTATAGCGGGCCGGAAATACCTTGTCTTCTGATCATGATAAAATGCGCTGCAAGCAACCCAAGCAAAGCAGCTGGTAAGAAGAATACATGTATTGCGAAGAAACGCGTCAAAGTCTGTGCACCAAGGATTGTTGAATCCCCTGCAAGCAGAATTTTGATCGATTCACCGATAACCGGTACAGAAGCGGCAATTTCAATACCAACTTTTGTCGCAAACAATGCTTTCATGTCCCATGGAAGCAAGTAACCTGTGAAACTCAATCCTAGGATTACACCAAATAGCATAACTCCGACGATCCAGTTCAATTCACGAGGTTTCTTATAAGAACCTGTAAAGAATACACGTAGTGTATGAAGGAAAATCATTACCACTACAAGTGAAGCTCCCCAGTGGTGCATCCCACGCACAATTTCTCCAAAAGCAACTTCATTTTGAAGATAATAAACCGATTCCCAAGCATTTTCAATATCGGGTACATAATACATTGTTAAGAACATACCGGATAAGATCTGGATTACTGTGATGAAGAATGTTAATCCTCCGAAACAATAAACGAATGCTGAAAAGTGGTGTGCGGGGTTTACGTGTTCCGGTACTTCATGGTCAGCAATATCACGCCAGATTGGCGTAATATCTAAACGCTCATCAACCCAATCATATAACTTGTTTAGCACTGGTGTCGTACCCCCTAACTATTAAACTATTGTGTTTGCTTGTACTGCTCCGATCGCCAAGTAGCCATCTCTTTCTTCCACTTGATACTCATCAAGCGGCCCAAGAGGCGGTGTTCCGGCAATGTTCTGACCGTTCTTTTCGTAGCGGCCAGCGTGGCACGGACAGAAGAATTGGGTCGGGTGTTCCGGGTCAGCGGCCCAGTTCACTGTGCATCCTAAGTGTTTGCAGACTGGTGAAAGAGCGACAATTTTGTCCCCTTCTTTGTAAACCCAAGCTGAACTTGTTACTTCAGATGTATACCAAGCATCTACTTGCTCGTAAGCAAAGTCGACGCGTACTGGTTCTTCAGTTAAATCCGCAACTGCTTGGTCGGTCAAAATGTAATCCCCAGCATCATGCTGCTGAAGAATCGGGTCAACCGCGAAACGAACCATTGGCATCAGCATCCCTGCAGCCATAAATCCGCCTACTCCTGTTAAAGTGTAACCTAAAAATTGACGTCGTGATACACGATTATTACTCATCCTTTTCCCCCCTCTAACATTCAAGGTCAGTCCAATGGACATACTCAATTCAAATATAATTACTAGGACAACCTAATGATATATCAATCAAATGTTAAGGTCAATATCGCAGTGAAGCGATTGTGACAGTTTGTGAACATTTCATGAATGCTGTGACCACTCTGTAATAAATAGTGGAAGCACTTGCCGCAGCTGGTCTTCCATGACCGATTGCTTGAACGATTGATCCATGCTTTCCGTTGGAATGGCCGGCAGCCAGAGCACATTTTTCACTTCTTCAAGCGACCGCCATTCGGCGTCCGTCGTCAAATAAAAGACATGCTTGAACGCTGTAGGTTCCAGCTCGGCAGCTAGTTCAGAACCCAGTCTTGCACGGTCTGCACCTTTGGCATACGAGACCGGCGGGAATAATAATATGCGGCCTTTAAATTGTTTTTCCAATAAGTTTGCCAGTGATTGCAGATAATCGGAAGAACTGGCGCTTGATTTCATGGCAGCCGGATTTAAATCCAGTTGGACCAGCGGAATGACAGCCGTGTCCACATATTCTTTCTGCTGCAAGTACTGATCGATTTCTTTCCCCAAAAAATGCATAGTATTTATTCACTCTCCGTTTTCTTTAAAGTTTTGATGGACTGAAGCAATGCAGAAAGCTCGAAGAATTTCTCGCGGTCATTCGCATCGAGGGCTTCATCTATTTGTTTCAATAGCGTATCTTCCTGGAAAACAGTCAGGCTCTCATTCAATAGCTTTTCGGCCACCACGCGGTCTTCATCGGTAATTGTCGCATGCTTGGGCATATAAGGATTTTCTTCAAGCACCGATAAGTACAAAGCCGAAGGCGGCATGTTCGGGAAATTCAATTGAACAAACAAGTCTTCATCCGGATTTAAGCGCAAATCATGAAACGACTTTTCTGCATCTGCTGTCATCAAATTGCCTTTGTAGAAGCGAAATGGAATTTCCTTCGATTCGGTTGAGGACATGACCATGGCACGCGGGCAGTAATGCGCTTCTTCAACAAAATGAGTTTTCTCAAGCAAGTCTTCATTGCTCAACATATAGTTAAGAATCCAGATGCATTCTCTTCTTTTCATCTTGTGGGTCTGCAAAAACCAGCGGACAAACTGCTTTTTTTCTCCTACTGAAATATAAGCGGTCATGAAAATTCCTCCTTTCACTCAAACGATTGCTGCCAGTCAAACCAGTCAGGGTTTTCCGGCTCCAACACTTGAAGTTCTTTTATGATTTCGAGGGCTTTCTCTCGATTCCCTTCTTCAATCAAAAATCTTGCGTATTTTTCAAGAAAGTTCGAGTCATCTCGGAAAGCCGGATAGGCCTTTTCGAAATAAACTGCCGCTTTTTGGAATTGTTCAGTCCGCTCGTAGGCTTCGGCAAGCATAGGGTAAATTCCTGCCCAGTCGTCTTCATTGGCGACAACGCTTTCCGCCAGCTCCAGCAAATCTTCATCCATTTCTTCCGCATGGAAATAAGAAACCAGTGTATAGATGGCCTCCATGTATTCAGGGTCCAAAGCAATTGCTTGCCTTAACTGGTTGACTCCCTCTTCTGCCTTGCCAAGCTTCAATGCCAGTTTTCCGGCGAACAAATAAAGCTCTTTGTCAAACTCATCCCGCGTGATGCCTTCCAAGATGGCCGAATAAGCGGCTTCATAATCCTCAGCCATGTTCAGGCTTTGCGCACGGAGCAGATATGCCGAGAAATAATCCGGGTCGATGCCGATCAATTCGTTTAATCTGCGGACGGCCAATTCGTATTGGCGGGTCTGGAACGCCGCAAACGCCGCACCGTACAATACATCCGGCTGTATCTGGTCTTTCAGCACTTCCTCGTAATAAGGCAACGCTTCTTCATACGCTGCGCCTGCACTATAGACTTCTGCCAGCCGCTCGGAAAGATTGACTCCTTCTATGACGACTTGCTGTTCCTTTAAATCCTGATAGATTTTGGCAGATTCCAAGTAACGCCCCGAGTCGAGCAGCAGCTCCGCTTTTGCCTGATACAGCAGCGGCTCATCCGGCAGCAGCTCTATCGCTTCGTTTAAGCGGCTTTCTGCAGCTTCCAAAAGCCCTTGCAGCTGGAACAGGTCCGCCAGTGTAACAAGCACCTGAGGGTATAATTCGTCGTCTTTCGGAATTTCCATCAAGGTGTTGAGCGCTTCGTCTTCGCGGTCCACCTCAATCAGCAAATTGGCACGGTCGACTTTCAGCTGGGATTCTTCGGGAAATACATACTGCAGATGCTCCAGGACTTTAATCGCTTCTTCCACATAGCCGATATCCGCCAGCCACTCGGATAAATCGTATTGCTCATCCGGGTCGCCGTTCAATAAATACGGTTCCAGTAAGGCATTGACGGAATCCGGATCACCTTGTTCCACTGCTTGTTGAATGTCTTTTATGCTTGTCATGCTATCACCTATTCTTTCAGTTTCATACTTCCATCCTACACGAAAGTGTGTTCGAATCATAACAAAAAACCCCCCATACGGGGAGTTAATTGATCAACGAATTCATCTGTTCGACAAAATTTGGAAAGGAAACGGCGATGCAGTCGGGGTCGTCGATCTGCACTTCTCCGGTTGCCGCCAAAGCCGCAACTGCGGCCATCATGCCCAACCGGTGGTCTCCGTATGTTTTCATCTCCGCGCCGGTTAATGGGGTCGGCCCATTGATGATCATGCCGTCTTCAGTGGCTGTGATGTCCGCGCCCATTTTGGACAGTTCTGCTACAACAGCAGCAATTCTGTCTGTTTCTTTTACGCGCAGCTCTTCGGCATCTTTAATGACCGTAATGCCATGCGCTTGAGTCGCAATCAGGGCGATCAGCGGAATTTCATCAATCAGTCTTGGAATCAGGTCTCCGCCGATTTCAATGCCATCCAATTTGGAAGAACGGATGGTCAAGTCTGCTGAAGGCTCTCCTTCGACTGCTCTTTCCTTCAAGTCGAAATCCGCTCCCATTTGTGCAATGACGTCCAGGATTCCCGTACGCGTCGGATTGCTTCCAACATTCGTGAGAACCACTTCACTTTGCCCGGTAATCAATGCAGCGCCGATCATGAACGCCGCAGAAGAAATATCCCCCGGCACCTGGACATGGGCTGCTGTCAGTTTTTGGCCGCCTTCAAGCTCTATGGCCCCATTCCTTCTGGTAATCTCGGCACCAAAATGTTTGAGCATGATTTCCGTATGGTCTCGGGTCGCTACCGGTTCAGTGATCACCGTTTTGCCTTCCGCCTTTAACGCCGCCAGCAAAATCGCAGATTTCACTTGGGCACTTGCAACCGGGAGGGTGTAATTGATGGCCGAAAGTGTTGTCCCTTGGACTGCGAGCGGCGTAAATTGCCCGTCTTGCCGCCCCCGGATATCCGCGCCCATTTCGCGCAGAGGATTGATGATACGCTTCATTGGGCGCTTGGCGATCGATTCATCGCCTGCCATCACCGAGTGGAACGACGTGCCAGCAAGCAATCCGAGCATGAGGCGGGTAGTAGTTCCCGAATTTCCGGTATCGAGCACTTCAGACGGTTCCTGCCAGGACGCTTCGCCCCCGCTTGTAATCGTCACGGTCTTCCCTTCCAGTTCGATGCCGACACCCAATTTCCTGAAACAGCTGATTGTGCTCAAGCAGTCATCGCCAAGCAAAAAACCTTCCACCGTAGTGGTTCCGCTTGCCATCGCCCCGAACATAATCGCCCGGTGCGAAATGGATTTATCTCCTGGCACTTGAATTGTCCCTTTTAACGAAGGGTTTGAATAAGATAAAGTCAAAGTCATGACATGGCCTTCCTTTCAGGAAATATACGTATCGTACGCTGTTCTTTTGCTGATGCATTCTTTAGCCCGTTCGCGGTCTTCGGGTGTCTGGAAACTGATGACCAAAATTCCAAAAACGTCTTCACGGGTTTCCAAAATGCGCAGATTGACAATGCTGATTTGCTCTTCAGCCAAATAGCCGGTCAATTCGGAAATGCTTCCGGGAACATCCGGGATGTCGATGTATAAATCGTAGACGCTGTACATTGCCCCGTAGCCTGCAATCGGCAGTTCATCCCGCACCGATTTGGCGCGCTGGAAATACTCCTGGATCGGTTCCGGTTCATTCCGGACCAACAAGTCCCGGAGCTGCTCCATTTCATCCATCCAGTTGCTCAATTGCTGGACAATCATGCCGTTGTTCTGCGTAGTGATATCCCGCCACATTTCCGGATTGGACGAGGCAATTCGCGTGATATCCCGGAAACCGCCGGCTGCCAGCTGGCGCGCAAATGGGTACTCTTCTTCTTTAGCCAATTGGTGGACGAGCGACGCCGCAATCAAATGCGGAAAATGGCTGACAATAGCCGTCATATAATCATGTTCATCCGCTTTCAGCACTTCCACTTTCGCTTTTGTCACCGACAAAAGTTCTTTCAAAAAAGCGATGCTTTCTTCGCTGGTGTTCTCCAATGGCGTCAAAATATAGAAGGCATTTTCAAACAGCACTTCTTTTGCCGCTTCAACGCCGCTTTTGTGCGAACCCACCATCGGATGCCCGCCAATAAAAGCACGGTCCAATCCTTTGGCGGCTTCCATGATCTGGTGTTTTGTGCTGCCGGTATCTGTTAAGATGACCTCTTTTTTTAAATCCCAAAACTTGCTTTGCTCCATTAACTTGACGGTTGTGCCGACCGGAGTAGCAAAAACGATGACATCCGCTTCTGCGGCTGCCCTTTTAAGCGACGGAGGTGAGCTATGTATGATTCCCATTTTAAAAGCTTTTCTGGCTGTATGCGGGTCCGCGTCATAACCTGCCACGTGGACACCTTCGTGCCGCTGCAGTGCCTTTGCCAGGGACCCGCCAATCAAGCCAAGCCCGATAATCAGCACTTGAGCGTTCATAGCATCTTCGCCTCAGTGTTCCGAACCAGATCCGGACGCAGTTTTATAGCATCGTTCAAATAGATATGCTGAATTTCCTTTTGGGCTACATTGGTATTGACATGCATCATCACACGGATGCACAGCGGCAAACTGCCTGGTACATCCATTTCGTGCGTGCACATGACCGGTACATATGTCCAATCCTCAAGTGTCCGCACTGCTTTTGCCGGAAAAGCAGAAGCGATGTCTGTAGTCGTGGAGATGATAACCGATGCCACATCATCCGGTTCGATCCCGTTTTCCTTTGCCATTTCCAAAACAAGCCGGCTTGTTTCACGCAAAATTTCTTCCGGCTGATCAGCTCCAACTGTAATAGCCCCTCTAACTCCTCGGATCATTTCAACATCCCTCCTATTTTTTCACGCAATTGTCCATATGCCGTTTCCGCTGCTGCTTCATCAATCGTTTTCATATAAGGTTGTCCTGTTGTTTCCAACATTACAAAATTCAATGAGCCTTTGGATGATTTTTTGTCTTTTTTCATAAAGCCGACTACATCTTCAAATGAAATCTCCAAAATTTTCTCCAACGGATACCCGTTCACTTGGCACCAAGAAAGGAATTCTTCCGTGTGTGGATGTGCAGAGAGCGTTAAAGCATAAGCCATCCCCAGAGCGACGGCTTCCCCGTGGGTGATTTTCCCGTATCCAAGATGCGCTTCGACGGCGTGGGCCAAAGTATGGCCGAAGTTCAGATATTTTCTGACTCCGCCTTCAAATTCATCTTCTTCTACGATGGCAGCTTTTACTGCAATCCCCCGTTCCAAGTGAAACATCCAATCTTCATCCGTTAGTTCATTAAACGACTGGATTTTCAGCAATTCACCTAACCACGCTTCATTGGAAATGAACGCATGCTTGATCACTTCCGCCATGCCGGAGCGCACTTCCTGCTCGGGCAATGTTTTTAGGAACTGGATATTATAGAGCACTGCCGCCGGCTGGTAAAATGTGCCGATCATATTTTTTCCAAGTTCATGGTTGATGGCCGTTTTGCCGCCGACTGCGCTGTCGTGTGCAAGAATCGTCGTTGGAATCTGGATATAAGGTATGCCTCTCATAAAAGTCGACGCTACAAATCCAGCCACGTCTCCGGTTGCGCCTCCGCCGAAAGCCAGCAGAAGCGATTTCCGGGAACAGCCTTCCTTCAACAAAAAGCTATGGCAATCCATAAACGTCTGGACGGATTTTGCCTGTTCACCGGAAGGAATCAAAAACACGATGGCTTCATAAGGGTGCAAATGGGACAGCAGCGAATCCAGATGAAGTCCTGCAACTTTCTCATCCGCTAAAATGACGACGCGGTCAGCAGCATCCAATAATTCGCGGTATGCGTCCGTAAACAGTTTGAAAACGTCTTGACCGATATGGACCATGTACGGGTGATCGGCTTCAACTCGAAGTGCTTTCATATTTAGAACTCCTTTATGTAATTTAAGTAGTTCTGCAGATTTTCTTTCAGGCGCGGCATTTGGTCGGCGTCAAATTGTTCAAGCAAGGCATTCGCCACTTCCCACGCCACGACATGTTCGGCAACGATGGATGCTGCAGGAACTGCACAGCTGTCCGAGCGTTCGATGCTCGCCTGGAAAGGTTCTTTCGATTCAATGTCCACACTTTGAAGCGGTTTATACAATGTCGGAATCGGTTTCATGACGCCGCGGACGATAATTGGCATACCGGTTGTCATACCGCCTTCAAATCCGCCCAAATTATTCGTTTTGCGCGTATAGCCTGCGCCTTCTGCCCACTGGATCTCATCGTGCACTTCGCTGCCCGGTTTTCTGGCCATTTCAAAACCAAGGCCGAACTCCACACCTTTAAACGCATTGATGCTCATGACAGCAGCCGCTA is from Planococcus liqunii and encodes:
- the qcrB gene encoding menaquinol-cytochrome c reductase cytochrome b subunit; protein product: MLNKLYDWVDERLDITPIWRDIADHEVPEHVNPAHHFSAFVYCFGGLTFFITVIQILSGMFLTMYYVPDIENAWESVYYLQNEVAFGEIVRGMHHWGASLVVVMIFLHTLRVFFTGSYKKPRELNWIVGVMLFGVILGLSFTGYLLPWDMKALFATKVGIEIAASVPVIGESIKILLAGDSTILGAQTLTRFFAIHVFFLPAALLGLLAAHFIMIRRQGISGPL
- a CDS encoding YitT family protein — translated: MKDLQLKNVLFILLGAAIYSFGFVHFNIQNELGEGGFAGITLILFFLFNWDPALMNLLLNIPLFFIGWKLLGKKVFLYTIIGTVAVSVFLKVFLVYEIQINLHEDLFLATLFAGVFVGVGLGIIFRYGGTTGGVDIIARLVQKYSGWSMGKTMFLFDACVIVLSRLTFLDNRTMMYTLVAVFVGARVIDFVQEGAYSGRGAMIISNSQEEIASRIAKEMDRGITILRGYGHFTKEEREVLYCVVAKNEIVRLKNIINSVDPHAFVSLMEVHDVMGEGFTLDEQKQPIG
- the mgsA gene encoding methylglyoxal synthase; the protein is MKIALIAHDRKKDDLIQFVTAYKPILSEHTLYATGTTGQRVIDGTGLEVIRFQSGPLGGDQQIGAMIAQNEMDMVIFFRDPLTAQPHEPDVSALIRLCDVYGVPLATNMGTAEVLLKGLKEGFIDWRLISKDRK
- a CDS encoding ubiquinol-cytochrome c reductase iron-sulfur subunit, which produces MSNNRVSRRQFLGYTLTGVGGFMAAGMLMPMVRFAVDPILQQHDAGDYILTDQAVADLTEEPVRVDFAYEQVDAWYTSEVTSSAWVYKEGDKIVALSPVCKHLGCTVNWAADPEHPTQFFCPCHAGRYEKNGQNIAGTPPLGPLDEYQVEERDGYLAIGAVQANTIV
- a CDS encoding nucleotide pyrophosphohydrolase, producing MNGDKTMKQLQQEVDAYIGQFKEGYFTPMELMARLTEELGELSREVMHEYGPKKKKATEDANTIEAEMGDLLFVLICMANSLDIDLAHAHGRVMEKFNTRDKNRWTRKEEAE
- a CDS encoding DUF1405 domain-containing protein, whose amino-acid sequence is MISFIQKISAWLMFRPFLLLVFLINLGGTIYGYIWYGWQLKITEPKFLIFVPDSPTASLFFTIVLGLWLIGKRSSLFEALAFVTLIKYGLWAVVMNLLTLAETGSIGWLGWMLVVSHFAMAMQAVLYIDHYRFGWLAAAVTAIWTLHDVVIDYVFGQMPIYGSLDAYTAQIGYFTFWLSIACIAFSYVVVHMNKPHSVSVDHS
- a CDS encoding zinc metallopeptidase, with the protein product MSFIVYFILLLIIPMWAQFKLKRTYGKYSKIRSTSGIAGAQVARIILDNNGLHDVKVVESRGMLSDHYNPLTKTVALSSHNYHDASVAGTAVAAHEVGHAIQDAEDYSFLRLRHRLVPVVNISSNMSWIFIMIGLFSAWSGALLVGIILLAAGVLFQLITLPVEFNASSRAMDQLLSNNIIRNEEERDAKKVLSAAAMTYVAATAVAVLELARLLLIYTSMNRS
- the dapB gene encoding 4-hydroxy-tetrahydrodipicolinate reductase translates to MTIRVAIAGARGKMGQEAVHTVMKNSDMELVAALDYKEIGATLAETGLFPEGYTVPVFTDLGKLHEQTHPDVLVDLTSPESVYTHTKTAIELKIRPVVGTTGFSDEELEELTQLAKETKVGCIIAPNFAVGAVLMMKFAEQAAKYLPDVEIIEMHHDQKLDAPSGTAMKTAHLISAHRPVHEQGHVKEKETLQGARGANYDGMRIHSVRLPGLVAHQQVLLGGEGQLLTIRHDSFNRGSFMSGVVLSINTVMEKEELIYGLEHIIG
- a CDS encoding menaquinol-cytochrome c reductase cytochrome b/c subunit, which encodes MHRGKGMKFVGDSRVPGLQHRKPNIPKDYSEYPGKTEAFWPNFLLKEWMIGAVFLIGFLLLTVAHPSPLEGKADPTDTGYIPLPDWYFLFLYQLLKYQFASGPFNVIGAIIVPGLAFGALALAPFLDPGPERRASKRPLPTGFMILAVAAIIFLTWESVANHDWEAAEAQGQIVEEVEIDTADPGYEIYSGAACISCHGDNLEGAVGPALTNTGLSAEEIANIAVNGIEKDGQQVMPPSWEGSEEDLKVMTEFIAGLGGEE
- a CDS encoding DUF2487 family protein, which produces MHFLGKEIDQYLQQKEYVDTAVIPLVQLDLNPAAMKSSASSSDYLQSLANLLEKQFKGRILLFPPVSYAKGADRARLGSELAAELEPTAFKHVFYLTTDAEWRSLEEVKNVLWLPAIPTESMDQSFKQSVMEDQLRQVLPLFITEWSQHS